Proteins encoded within one genomic window of Rhinoderma darwinii isolate aRhiDar2 chromosome 5, aRhiDar2.hap1, whole genome shotgun sequence:
- the CLDN12 gene encoding claudin-12 — protein sequence MGCQEVHAVTLLAFVCGTASIAGLFTATLLPQWRQMKLYTYNRHEKNLTVSIGMWVKCTRQEWSRECLMYDGEWYASVDQLDIRVLQFALPFSILTAGSALILCLTGICNTTFSSNVPNLKIARCIVNSSGCHLVAGLLYILAGIISLTPSIWSIFYNDVLNRKYGPYFTYDISVFVAIGSSGGLYFTALLLFLWYCACKSLPSPFWQPLYSHAPSMHSYITPSYSARSRMSAIEIDIPVVTHTA from the coding sequence ATGGGCTGCCAGGAAGTCCACGCGGTCACCCTACTGGCTTTCGTCTGTGGTACAGCATCCATTGCGGGTCTTTTTACTGCCACCTTGCTGCCTCAGTGGCGGCAGATGAAACTGTACACCTATAACAGACATGAAAAAAATTTGACAGTCAGCATCGGCATGTGGGTGAAGTGCACTCGACAGGAGTGGTCCAGGGAGTGCTTGATGTATGACGGCGAGTGGTACGCCAGCGTAGACCAGTTAGACATACGCGTCCTCCAGTTTGCCCTTCCTTTCAGCATTCTGACAGCTGGATCTGCCCTTATCCTGTGCCTAACTGGAATATGTAACACCACATTTAGCTCCAACGTGCCAAACCTAAAAATCGCCCGGTGCATCGTCAACAGTTCCGGCTGCCATCTTGTGGCGGGTTTGCTTTATATCCTGGCAGGAATTATTAGTCTTACTCCATCCATATGGTCGATATTTTATAATGACGTCTTGAACAGGAAATATGGGCCATATTTTACGTATGACATTTCCGTCTTTGTTGCAATAGGCAGCTCCGGGGGGTTGTATTTTACCGCGCTATTGCTGTTTCTTTGGTATTGCGCCTGCAAGTCTTTACCGTCACCATTTTGGCAGCCACTTTATTCCCATGCACCCAGCATGCATAGCTATATAACCCCTTCATACTCGGCACGGTCCCGGATGTCAGCCATTGAAATAGACATTCCTGTGGTCACACACACCGCATAG